A section of the Candidatus Legionella polyplacis genome encodes:
- the dnaE gene encoding DNA polymerase III subunit alpha — MKSERKFVHLRLHTEFSIVDGLIRISSLMKRLQDMNMNSVAVTEFCNLFSVIKVYRSAIRNKIKPIFGSDLLYCFSEDLEQISSLVFLCQNEIGYKNLMALISKSYQNKLFGSKIDLPLIYSSWLSTYSEGLIVLSGGRLGCIGRALLLNNEKLAFKMAKFFSKIFYNRFYLEIQRTGRVGESEYNKKVVYLADKLGLPLVATNDVCFLYKNDFEAHEVRVCINKGYTLSDNNCYKKYSSQQYLRSAEEMILLFKDLPQAIKNTVEISKRCTVMFNTTNKYLPNFFTPNGEKVEDYLSDLSIKGLFNRFKNIIYLRELNVNNRLFLKYKKRLENELYIINNMGFASYFLIVADFICWAKENKIPVGPGRGSGAGSLVAYSLNITDIDPIQYKLFFERFLNPERVFMPDFDIDFCILGRDRVIEYVSKKYGKENVSKIITFGTLSAKAVVRDVGRVLGYSYNFVDKIAKLIPYTLGISLHEALYQNNILMSRYNEEEEVKELIDLSIKLEGIVRNVSKHAGGIVISPSKLTNFTAIYCEKDSLQFMSQLDKNDLEYIGLIKFDFLGLKTLTIIDWAVSFINKEKKKSNKDYINVSLLPLNDEKTFSLLQSCNTIGIFQLESYGMRKLIKKIKPNCFEDIISLIALYRPGPLQSNMVENFIDCKSRKKEVSYLHVSLKEILEETYGVILYQEQVMQVAQVLANYSLGSADLLRRAMCKKNKDDMDKQRNIFVKGAKQSNISSKLAINIFNIMEKFAGYGFNKSHSAAYALLTYRTAWIKANYPAFFMTAVMSYDMSNTDKIIMFINECGRLNIKILPPSINKSQYKFMVVNDHSVLYGLGAIKGLGISIIKLIVEERIKNGEYINLFNFCYRMDLKKVNRRVLEVLIKSGSMDCFMESRSILYESLDSVLKNVNRIHKDIEYGQINLLNSLEDDYKEDNGCIKLKDSWSDYKRLSGEKETLGLYLTDHPTKKYVKEFKKFILTIFDLTFIKKGLCYSCCGLINNIKSILTKNEKEIIIINIEDYSAVAEIVVSSVFYQKYKNYLKLGEILLFNGIIVDNYYNNFVRMILRKFYYVHKT; from the coding sequence ATGAAAAGTGAAAGGAAATTTGTTCATTTACGATTACATACTGAATTTTCTATTGTGGATGGATTAATTAGAATTTCATCATTAATGAAAAGATTGCAAGATATGAATATGAATTCTGTTGCTGTTACTGAATTTTGTAATCTTTTTTCAGTCATTAAGGTATATAGGTCTGCTATTAGAAATAAGATTAAACCTATTTTTGGTAGTGATTTATTATATTGTTTTTCTGAAGATTTAGAACAAATATCATCTTTAGTTTTTCTATGTCAAAATGAAATAGGTTATAAAAATTTGATGGCTCTTATATCTAAATCATATCAAAATAAATTATTTGGAAGTAAAATTGATTTACCTCTGATATACAGTTCCTGGTTAAGTACTTATTCAGAAGGTTTAATTGTTTTATCTGGTGGAAGGTTAGGCTGCATTGGAAGAGCATTATTATTAAATAATGAAAAATTAGCTTTTAAAATGGCTAAATTTTTTTCAAAAATTTTTTATAATCGATTTTACTTAGAAATTCAAAGAACTGGAAGAGTAGGAGAATCTGAATATAATAAAAAAGTAGTTTATTTAGCTGATAAATTAGGTTTACCATTGGTTGCTACAAATGATGTTTGTTTTTTGTATAAAAATGATTTTGAAGCTCATGAAGTACGTGTTTGTATTAATAAAGGTTATACGTTATCTGATAATAATTGTTATAAAAAATATAGTTCTCAACAGTATTTACGTTCTGCAGAAGAGATGATTCTTTTATTTAAAGACTTACCTCAGGCAATAAAAAATACAGTTGAAATTTCTAAACGTTGTACAGTGATGTTTAATACTACTAATAAATATTTACCTAATTTTTTTACACCTAATGGTGAAAAGGTTGAAGATTATTTATCTGATTTATCTATAAAAGGGTTATTTAATCGTTTTAAGAATATTATTTATTTAAGAGAGTTAAATGTTAATAATAGGCTTTTTTTAAAGTATAAAAAAAGATTAGAAAATGAATTATATATTATTAATAATATGGGTTTTGCTAGTTATTTTCTTATTGTTGCTGATTTTATTTGTTGGGCTAAAGAAAATAAAATTCCTGTTGGACCTGGTAGAGGATCTGGAGCTGGTTCTCTTGTTGCATATTCTTTAAATATTACTGATATAGATCCGATACAGTATAAATTATTTTTTGAGCGTTTTTTAAATCCGGAAAGGGTTTTTATGCCTGATTTTGATATTGATTTTTGTATTCTAGGAAGAGATCGTGTTATTGAATATGTTTCAAAAAAATATGGAAAAGAAAATGTATCTAAAATCATCACATTTGGTACTTTATCTGCAAAAGCAGTTGTTAGAGATGTTGGTCGTGTTCTGGGTTATTCTTATAATTTTGTTGATAAAATAGCAAAATTAATTCCTTATACATTAGGTATTTCTTTACATGAAGCATTATATCAAAATAATATTTTAATGAGTCGTTATAATGAAGAAGAAGAAGTAAAGGAATTGATTGATTTATCAATAAAACTTGAAGGAATTGTTAGAAATGTTAGTAAACATGCTGGAGGGATAGTAATTTCACCTTCAAAATTAACTAATTTTACAGCTATTTATTGTGAAAAAGACTCTTTGCAATTTATGAGTCAATTAGATAAAAATGATCTTGAATACATTGGGTTAATAAAATTTGATTTTTTAGGTTTAAAAACTTTAACAATTATAGATTGGGCGGTTTCATTTATAAATAAAGAAAAGAAAAAGTCTAATAAAGATTATATTAATGTTAGTTTATTACCATTGAATGATGAAAAAACATTTTCTTTACTTCAATCTTGCAATACTATTGGTATTTTTCAATTAGAGTCATATGGTATGAGGAAATTGATAAAGAAAATAAAACCTAATTGTTTTGAAGATATTATCTCATTAATTGCATTATATAGGCCTGGTCCATTACAATCAAATATGGTAGAAAATTTTATTGATTGCAAAAGTAGAAAGAAAGAAGTTTCATATTTACATGTTAGTTTAAAAGAGATTTTAGAGGAAACTTATGGGGTTATTCTTTATCAAGAACAAGTAATGCAAGTTGCACAAGTTCTTGCAAATTATAGTTTAGGATCTGCTGATTTATTAAGAAGAGCTATGTGTAAAAAAAACAAAGATGATATGGATAAGCAAAGAAATATTTTTGTTAAAGGTGCAAAACAATCTAATATTTCGTCTAAATTAGCAATTAATATTTTTAATATAATGGAAAAGTTTGCAGGATATGGTTTTAATAAATCTCATTCGGCAGCTTATGCTTTACTTACTTATCGTACTGCATGGATTAAAGCTAATTATCCTGCATTTTTTATGACAGCTGTTATGTCTTATGATATGAGTAATACAGATAAAATAATTATGTTTATTAATGAATGTGGTAGATTGAATATTAAAATTCTTCCTCCATCAATTAATAAATCACAGTATAAATTTATGGTTGTTAATGATCATTCGGTTTTATATGGACTTGGTGCTATTAAAGGATTAGGAATATCAATAATTAAATTGATTGTAGAAGAGCGTATAAAAAACGGTGAATATATTAATTTATTTAATTTTTGTTATCGTATGGATTTAAAAAAAGTTAATCGTAGAGTTTTAGAAGTTTTAATAAAAAGTGGAAGTATGGATTGTTTTATGGAAAGTAGATCTATTTTATATGAGTCATTGGATAGTGTTTTAAAAAATGTTAATAGAATTCATAAAGACATTGAATATGGACAAATTAATTTGTTAAATTCTTTGGAAGATGATTATAAAGAAGATAATGGTTGTATTAAATTAAAGGATTCTTGGTCGGATTATAAAAGACTTTCTGGTGAAAAGGAGACATTAGGATTATATTTAACAGATCATCCCACAAAAAAATATGTTAAAGAATTTAAAAAATTTATTCTGACTATTTTTGATTTAACTTTTATTAAGAAAGGTTTATGTTATTCCTGTTGTGGATTGATAAATAACATTAAAAGTATTTTAACAAAGAATGAAAAAGAAATTATAATTATTAATATAGAAGATTATTCTGCTGTAGCAGAAATTGTTGTTAGTTCAGTTTTTTATCAGAAATATAAAAATTATTTAAAGTTGGGAGAGATATTATTGTTTAATGGAATTATAGTAGATAATTATTATAATAATTTTGTGAGAATGATTTTAAGAAAATTTTATTATGTTCATAAAACATAA